From Bicyclus anynana chromosome 18, ilBicAnyn1.1, whole genome shotgun sequence, a single genomic window includes:
- the LOC112052332 gene encoding differentially expressed in FDCP 8 homolog, which produces MAAALANDSPKYRNSLICCSPRSADVASRSSSSTSGCVSADESIDSNYVPKSMSNKKLKIHSTATREEIERAINQCKELVLSSPQCSDERKWLVRYLVELRLRLEDLKDSDGQLRAKVAIKGHHFEQQMNIANRKQYCDHCSGIVWSIVQSSYICTDCGYICHYKCVDEVCRVCAHVVMTEKGQFEMNICPEKGLAAQDYKCAECSTALTFKDAWNEPRLCDYTGMYFCATCHWNDLSVIPARVVHNWDWDKKYISRLAYQMLTLSWSRPYIDIESINSKLFNFIAELEWVHKMRKDLEWMRRYLCSCGEGSSLLSPLSVQLGDVNKKYSMAHLQAINDGTLESQLTELTEECRSHITNCALCSGKGYLCEICSNNEVLYPFDNGAIMCEKCNSMYHRGCWLRKGQKCLKCLRLDERRKITSQPADDIDSHLEYEIDKFVE; this is translated from the coding sequence ATGGCTGCTGCACTCGCGAACGATTCTCCTAAATATAGAAACAGTTTAATATGCTGCAGCCCACGCAGTGCGGATGTGGCATCGAGATCCTCGTCTTCCACGTCAGGCTGCGTGTCTGCGGACGAAAGCATCGACTCGAACTACGTACCCAAGTCGATGTCGAACAAAAAGCTTAAAATCCACAGCACAGCTACTCGGGAGGAGATAGAAAGAGCAATCAATCAATGTAAGGAGCTAGTTTTGAGCAGTCCGCAGTGTTCAGACGAAAGGAAATGGTTGGTGAGATACTTGGTTGAACTCAGGCTTAGATTGGAAGATCTGAAGGACAGCGACGGGCAGCTGAGGGCCAAGGTAGCAATAAAAGGTCACCACTTCGAGCAGCAAATGAATATAGCTAATAGAAAACAGTATTGTGATCACTGCAGCGGCATTGTGTGGAGTATTGTACAAAGCTCGTACATTTGCACTGACTGCGGCTACATCTGTCATTATAAATGTGTGGACGAGGTGTGTAGAGTCTGTGCTCATGTTGTTATGACAGAAAAAGGGCAGTTCGAGATGAACATTTGCCCAGAAAAAGGATTAGCGGCCCAAGACTATAAATGTGCAGAATGCAGTACCGCTCTAACATTTAAAGACGCTTGGAACGAACCACGGTTGTGCGACTACACAGGCATGTACTTCTGTGCAACATGCCACTGGAACGACCTGTCTGTCATCCCCGCGAGGGTAGTGCACAATTGGGATTGGGacaaaaaatacatatcaaGATTAGCTTACCAAATGTTGACACTATCATGGTCGAGGCCATACATAGACATTGAGAGCATAAACTCcaaactttttaatttcatagcTGAATTGGAATGGGTACACAAGATGCGGAAGGATTTGGAATGGATGAGGAGGTATTTGTGCTCTTGTGGTGAAGGCTCCAGCTTGCTGTCTCCATTGTCAGTTCAACTGGGTGACGTCAATAAGAAATACAGTATGGCACATTTGCAAGCAATCAATGACGGAACTTTAGAATCGCAGCTAACCGAACTTACAGAGGAATGTAGATCTCACATAACAAACTGTGCATTATGTTCTGGTAAAGGATATTTATGCGAAATATGCAGCAACAACGAGGTTTTATATCCTTTTGACAATGGTGCGATAATGTGCGAGAAATGTAACTCTATGTACCATAGAGGCTGCTGGTTGCGGAAAGGACAGAAGTGTCTCAAATGCCTGCGGCTAGATGAAAGGAGAAAGATCACTTCACAACCTGCAGATGATATTGATTCACATTTAGAGTATGAAATTGATAAATTTGTTGAGTAG